A single region of the Salicibibacter cibi genome encodes:
- a CDS encoding DeoR family transcriptional regulator, with translation MMPYQRKESVMHWLEREKTLSIATISYRLGVSEMTVYRDIKPLVEKGDIARITGGIVLREREPTPDHCAYCLKPNNRIHQAQMLYGDQQIEHFCCPHCVLLGYHHQAEKVDQLICRDFLRGTTISGKNAFFLLEADEILGCCSPQVLAFEKKEQAEKFTEGFGGRVFSFYSAVREVHKQMSGSCDCSE, from the coding sequence ATGATGCCTTATCAGAGAAAAGAGTCTGTTATGCATTGGTTAGAGAGAGAAAAAACCTTAAGTATTGCAACGATTAGTTATAGGCTTGGCGTTTCGGAGATGACCGTTTACCGTGATATCAAACCGCTCGTGGAAAAAGGAGACATCGCTCGCATAACTGGGGGTATTGTGCTTCGAGAGCGTGAACCAACGCCTGATCATTGTGCATACTGTCTGAAGCCAAACAACCGTATTCATCAGGCACAAATGCTATATGGCGATCAACAGATTGAACATTTTTGTTGTCCCCATTGCGTTTTGTTGGGTTATCACCATCAAGCGGAAAAGGTTGATCAACTTATTTGTAGGGATTTTTTGAGGGGGACGACGATCAGCGGGAAAAATGCTTTTTTTCTTTTGGAAGCAGATGAGATATTAGGGTGCTGTTCTCCCCAGGTTCTAGCCTTTGAAAAAAAAGAACAGGCGGAGAAATTCACGGAGGGATTCGGAGGGCGTGTTTTTTCGTTCTACTCAGCTGTTCGTGAAGTGCATAAACAAATGAGCGGTTCTTGTGATTGCTCGGAATAG
- a CDS encoding LytR/AlgR family response regulator transcription factor, with amino-acid sequence MSLINIQRITTYMKDWTPDEASIAIASADKYLDYYAGTHDIKLYPEQPVPYGSISYEVARKKRRVEAFVDQSVFGLSYYGIGYPVEESKNNEVIVTVILPPDYFSKKQFSYLTGKSGEIWKPIPIEEIAYIESYQKKTWIYTADNQYSIIYSLKTLQQHLPDSFLRIHRSYIVNISFIQQIFRDMSANLVISLKKTGHPPLIVSQTYVKHVRKMLGF; translated from the coding sequence ATGAGCCTGATTAATATTCAGCGAATCACCACATACATGAAAGATTGGACACCCGATGAAGCGTCAATTGCCATTGCAAGTGCAGATAAATATCTCGATTATTATGCAGGCACCCATGATATTAAGTTATATCCTGAGCAACCGGTTCCGTATGGAAGCATTTCATATGAAGTAGCCCGCAAAAAAAGGCGTGTCGAAGCATTCGTGGATCAATCGGTCTTTGGCCTTTCCTATTACGGTATCGGGTATCCGGTTGAAGAAAGCAAGAATAACGAAGTTATTGTAACAGTCATTCTCCCGCCGGATTATTTTTCAAAAAAACAGTTTTCCTATTTAACCGGTAAAAGTGGTGAAATATGGAAGCCAATACCGATTGAAGAGATCGCTTACATCGAAAGCTATCAAAAGAAAACGTGGATTTATACGGCAGACAACCAATACAGCATCATCTATTCTTTGAAAACGTTACAACAACATTTGCCGGATTCTTTTCTGCGTATTCATCGTTCCTATATTGTAAATATTTCATTTATTCAACAAATCTTTCGTGATATGTCTGCTAATTTAGTAATCTCACTAAAAAAAACCGGACATCCGCCTCTCATCGTAAGTCAAACATATGTAAAACATGTAAGAAAAATGCTAGGGTTTTAA
- a CDS encoding class Ib ribonucleoside-diphosphate reductase assembly flavoprotein NrdI: MAPRNALILYESLSGNTAQLSMFIQQMLEYDGANVERMPLRSFLDLSIADAEAMIGPYGTILIGTYTDDAHLPPEPIEELMETYAFPNEQIAAFGTGDTQWGDTYCLAAHTVATHYQSPYPVLEIEQMPARSDEEKIDNWLEAIDDEQTLGKSSDYGTGKSGAIHRHH, from the coding sequence ATGGCACCCCGAAATGCATTGATTTTGTATGAATCGTTAAGCGGCAACACGGCACAACTCTCCATGTTTATTCAACAAATGCTTGAATACGATGGTGCAAACGTCGAACGCATGCCTTTACGGTCTTTTCTCGACCTCTCCATTGCAGATGCCGAAGCGATGATTGGGCCATACGGAACCATCTTGATTGGCACGTACACCGATGACGCCCATCTCCCTCCGGAACCGATTGAAGAGTTAATGGAGACGTACGCGTTTCCGAATGAGCAAATCGCTGCTTTCGGTACCGGGGACACGCAATGGGGAGACACGTATTGCCTGGCCGCACACACGGTGGCTACACATTATCAAAGCCCCTATCCGGTGTTAGAAATTGAACAGATGCCCGCGAGAAGCGACGAAGAAAAAATCGATAATTGGTTGGAGGCGATTGATGATGAGCAAACTCTTGGAAAAAGTAGCGATTATGGAACCGGCAAATCCGGTGCGATCCACCGGCATCATTAA
- a CDS encoding DUF485 domain-containing protein has translation MDVEKSSEHRHGMNYERVDRSSSFRQLISEKKKFIIPCSIFFFLFYFSLPTLASYTTVLDGEAIGVITWAWVLAFAQFVMTWTLCIMYTRKAARFDQLAQEVLDEEGEQQK, from the coding sequence ATGGATGTCGAAAAGTCATCTGAACATCGTCACGGGATGAATTATGAACGGGTGGATAGAAGTTCATCGTTCAGGCAATTGATTTCAGAAAAAAAGAAGTTTATTATTCCTTGTTCCATTTTCTTTTTTCTCTTCTATTTTTCTTTGCCAACGCTCGCGTCTTACACAACTGTTTTAGATGGGGAAGCCATCGGCGTCATCACTTGGGCGTGGGTGCTGGCGTTCGCGCAATTTGTTATGACTTGGACGCTTTGTATTATGTATACACGCAAAGCTGCACGTTTTGATCAACTCGCCCAAGAAGTGTTGGATGAGGAAGGAGAGCAGCAAAAATGA
- a CDS encoding ribonucleotide-diphosphate reductase subunit beta — translation MMSKLLEKVAIMEPANPVRSTGIINGQSSGILNWNDIPYPSFYRTYRELLSNFWIPHEVNMSPDNKSIMELSDEELRAYKLTIGLLATLDTPQGRLIHGVSEYVSDDSVHAIAAVIAQQEVVHNESYSYVLSSLFGFEDQKQIFEDARTNPTIVARNERIMRAYNDFIENPTEEKLVNVIVYSLILEGIFFYSGFAFFYNLARQQKMNATAQIISFINRDELVHGKFMSELLRAILGENPHLNTPEFMDFVKSEFQHAVEAEIAWSNEVLDDIIGIDLDEMHQYIQYRANKMLKMLGLDPIYPNAQENAMPWIKAFVDNFDETKTDFFEARNRSYEKVDADNGFDEL, via the coding sequence ATGATGAGCAAACTCTTGGAAAAAGTAGCGATTATGGAACCGGCAAATCCGGTGCGATCCACCGGCATCATTAACGGACAATCGAGCGGTATTCTGAACTGGAACGACATTCCTTATCCATCTTTTTACCGCACGTATCGAGAACTGCTATCCAATTTCTGGATCCCACATGAAGTGAATATGAGCCCGGACAATAAATCCATCATGGAATTATCCGATGAAGAGTTACGCGCCTACAAACTCACGATTGGCCTCCTTGCCACCCTGGACACTCCCCAAGGACGTCTCATTCATGGCGTCAGCGAATATGTCAGCGATGACAGCGTGCACGCGATTGCCGCCGTCATTGCGCAACAGGAAGTCGTTCATAACGAAAGCTATTCTTACGTGCTTTCCAGTTTGTTCGGCTTCGAAGACCAAAAACAAATTTTTGAGGACGCAAGAACGAACCCGACGATTGTCGCCCGAAATGAACGAATCATGCGCGCGTATAACGACTTTATTGAAAACCCGACGGAAGAAAAACTGGTCAACGTCATCGTTTATTCGCTCATCTTGGAAGGCATCTTTTTCTACAGCGGCTTTGCCTTCTTTTATAACCTGGCCAGACAGCAAAAGATGAATGCGACCGCACAAATCATCAGCTTTATTAACCGTGATGAGCTCGTGCACGGCAAATTCATGTCAGAGTTATTGCGCGCCATCCTTGGCGAAAACCCGCATTTGAACACGCCGGAATTCATGGACTTCGTTAAAAGTGAATTTCAACACGCCGTTGAAGCGGAAATCGCCTGGTCCAACGAAGTCCTCGACGACATTATCGGCATCGACCTCGATGAAATGCATCAGTATATTCAGTATCGCGCCAACAAAATGCTAAAAATGCTCGGCTTGGATCCGATTTATCCGAACGCTCAGGAAAACGCCATGCCTTGGATCAAAGCCTTCGTCGACAACTTCGACGAAACAAAAACCGACTTCTTCGAAGCCCGCAACCGCAGCTACGAGAAAGTCGATGCAGATAACGGGTTTGATGAATTGTAA
- a CDS encoding DUF3800 domain-containing protein, which yields MEYILYCDESIKRGDRFSYFYGGALVKSIHLEEVNERLGFFKIQKDINTEMKWTRVSASFLEIYKAFIDIFFDLIFESKIKMRVMFQQNEFSDKIITKLPSEKLDDSYFKLYYQFIKLAFGLIHAGIGEKVYIRAFFDQFPDKIEKVRSFKDYIYKLQFSDEFKRAMLAIRYEDIVEADSKEHLILQCVDIITGAMNFKLNRLNLIKDESTNRRGNRTIAKEKLYKHIYSRISEWKPGFNAGVSTGIDNDFSNNWLYPYSHWRFMPKQ from the coding sequence ATGGAATATATTCTTTATTGCGATGAATCAATTAAGCGAGGAGATAGATTCAGTTATTTTTATGGAGGAGCCTTAGTAAAATCTATCCATCTTGAAGAAGTGAACGAGCGCCTGGGGTTTTTCAAGATTCAAAAAGATATAAACACAGAAATGAAATGGACACGTGTGTCAGCATCTTTCTTAGAAATCTATAAAGCATTTATAGACATCTTCTTCGATTTAATTTTTGAATCAAAAATTAAAATGCGGGTAATGTTTCAACAAAATGAATTCAGTGATAAGATTATAACAAAATTGCCTAGTGAAAAACTCGATGACTCTTATTTTAAGCTTTACTATCAATTTATCAAACTTGCGTTTGGCCTTATTCATGCCGGCATTGGTGAAAAAGTATATATCCGAGCTTTTTTTGACCAATTTCCTGATAAAATAGAGAAGGTAAGGAGTTTCAAGGATTATATATATAAATTGCAATTTTCAGATGAATTCAAGAGGGCAATGCTCGCAATAAGATACGAAGACATAGTCGAAGCCGATTCTAAAGAACATTTAATCCTTCAATGTGTTGATATAATTACTGGTGCAATGAACTTTAAACTAAATCGTTTAAATTTAATTAAAGATGAAAGTACAAACAGGCGAGGAAACAGGACCATTGCTAAGGAAAAATTATATAAACACATTTATTCAAGAATATCAGAATGGAAACCTGGATTTAATGCAGGAGTAAGTACAGGGATTGACAATGATTTTTCAAATAACTGGCTATATCCATATTCACATTGGAGGTTTATGCCGAAGCAATAA
- a CDS encoding DUF1934 domain-containing protein, protein MTAEGIPIQVSMKTEVQQGGERKEIHVNGKGELVKKESSTYVTFTEQLQDIGEVKTVIKIQRASELTIIRSGAVSMRQAYVQGEEKAGSYGTPYGTFETLAKTKHVQVGYPNESLIHVTLDYDLELQGQLAGSYHVAIDVKESS, encoded by the coding sequence ATGACGGCGGAAGGCATCCCTATTCAAGTGTCAATGAAAACCGAAGTTCAACAAGGCGGAGAACGAAAAGAGATCCACGTGAATGGAAAAGGAGAGCTAGTGAAAAAAGAAAGCAGCACATATGTGACGTTTACGGAACAATTGCAAGATATCGGGGAAGTGAAAACCGTTATTAAAATTCAGCGGGCATCCGAACTGACCATTATTCGCTCAGGAGCAGTGTCCATGCGGCAAGCTTATGTGCAAGGGGAGGAGAAAGCAGGATCGTATGGGACTCCTTACGGCACGTTTGAAACATTAGCGAAAACAAAGCATGTGCAAGTGGGCTATCCAAATGAATCGTTGATACATGTTACATTGGATTATGATCTGGAATTACAAGGACAACTCGCCGGAAGTTACCATGTGGCGATTGATGTTAAGGAGTCGTCGTAA
- a CDS encoding type 1 glutamine amidotransferase yields MAILIIQPMDMVPAGELLYRIQAFDKEAKICRVDENEQLPGDLEAFDSLVILGGIMGANDMADFPFINKSMFAVQKFHAAEKPILGICLGAQIIAKAFGATVGKMGETEFGITTLAKTEEGRKDPVFSGLPEYFSFMQFHEDSFAMPPGAKRLATGEYCVNQAYRIGSKTYGVQFHPEVNASIVERWFVEKKETIENIEPNWPSTNIDKHLRQTKEWAHCIFDDWLALT; encoded by the coding sequence ATGGCAATTTTAATTATTCAACCAATGGATATGGTCCCGGCGGGTGAACTGCTATACAGAATCCAGGCTTTTGATAAAGAGGCAAAAATCTGTAGGGTCGATGAAAATGAACAACTCCCGGGCGATTTGGAAGCCTTTGATTCTCTCGTCATTCTCGGGGGAATAATGGGTGCAAACGATATGGCCGATTTTCCTTTTATTAACAAGAGTATGTTTGCTGTGCAGAAGTTTCATGCTGCGGAGAAACCTATCCTTGGAATCTGCCTTGGGGCGCAAATTATAGCAAAGGCCTTTGGGGCTACCGTGGGGAAAATGGGGGAAACAGAGTTTGGGATAACAACCCTTGCGAAGACGGAAGAAGGCAGAAAGGACCCTGTATTTTCCGGATTACCTGAGTATTTTTCATTTATGCAGTTTCATGAAGATTCTTTTGCTATGCCACCTGGTGCAAAACGCTTGGCAACCGGTGAATATTGTGTCAATCAGGCGTATCGAATCGGCTCAAAAACCTATGGCGTTCAATTCCATCCGGAAGTTAACGCTTCCATCGTGGAACGCTGGTTTGTTGAAAAAAAAGAGACCATCGAGAACATTGAACCGAATTGGCCAAGTACGAATATTGATAAGCATTTGCGCCAAACAAAAGAATGGGCACATTGTATATTTGATGATTGGCTGGCGCTTACATAG
- a CDS encoding CopD family protein: MVIIANTVLFIALALFIGIHILEAISGDQRPTLRIPKFLLPALAIAMIVFSFIPIGLIAEQTAAISSEPFISVLGSSLFEFAIGQGFVAFVCFLVIVFVGRFTLKGPGKGRSLLLLPILGMILATSWSSHAASLSDQGYIFDVLHTTSALSWTGVLLIASFFSIGEDHWFRFFQWFTPFAITMVLLLFVSGIGMLMFITPEYTNSWLLPYGQWQLLKHLLFIPIVFYGFAHGFIMKKRLTDPMKYGNKRKPRFSLQMESIVLVIVFVVTAIMTEQEPPHEVAETLEFTEVSGLASQMIATDLLSGEMVLWTPNIPAILLAGSAITILLFFIYSIGTSRPFWFAPIYIALFIMTGYTTLMIGADVETIAEDTPEDLSTEPIEVEVLNDSEATVGDEWTLQVEVTQEDTPVEDADDVIFEVWHDEDEQSIMIDGEHTGNGIYEAAYQFREASTYYVQPHMTARGMHRMPVHEVDVIDE, encoded by the coding sequence ATGGTCATCATTGCGAATACGGTATTGTTCATCGCCCTGGCGCTTTTTATCGGGATTCACATTCTCGAAGCTATATCTGGCGATCAGCGGCCGACATTACGCATTCCAAAATTTCTCCTGCCGGCTCTTGCCATCGCGATGATCGTCTTTAGCTTCATTCCAATCGGCCTGATCGCGGAACAGACAGCCGCCATTTCCTCGGAACCCTTTATCTCTGTCCTTGGTTCCAGCTTATTTGAGTTTGCTATCGGACAAGGGTTCGTAGCGTTTGTATGCTTTCTTGTTATTGTTTTCGTTGGTCGCTTCACATTAAAAGGGCCGGGGAAAGGACGATCCCTCCTTCTGCTTCCCATTCTTGGCATGATTCTGGCCACGAGTTGGAGTTCTCATGCCGCATCCCTTTCCGATCAAGGCTATATCTTTGATGTCTTGCATACGACATCAGCGTTATCCTGGACGGGAGTACTTCTCATTGCCAGCTTCTTCTCGATCGGTGAAGATCATTGGTTCCGCTTTTTTCAATGGTTCACTCCATTTGCAATTACGATGGTGCTTCTTCTCTTCGTGAGCGGGATCGGGATGCTCATGTTCATTACACCGGAGTACACGAATAGTTGGCTCCTTCCGTACGGTCAATGGCAATTACTGAAACATTTGCTATTCATTCCGATTGTGTTCTATGGATTCGCCCATGGCTTTATCATGAAAAAAAGACTGACGGATCCCATGAAATATGGCAACAAGCGAAAACCACGCTTCTCTTTGCAAATGGAAAGCATTGTGCTCGTCATCGTTTTTGTCGTCACGGCCATCATGACTGAACAAGAACCGCCCCATGAAGTGGCAGAAACATTGGAGTTCACGGAAGTATCGGGACTGGCGAGCCAAATGATTGCAACGGATTTGCTTTCAGGTGAAATGGTCTTATGGACTCCAAACATCCCTGCCATCCTGCTGGCCGGTTCGGCGATCACTATTCTCCTCTTTTTCATCTATAGTATCGGTACTAGTCGTCCTTTTTGGTTCGCGCCGATCTATATTGCCTTATTCATCATGACGGGGTACACAACCCTTATGATAGGTGCGGATGTGGAAACGATAGCCGAAGATACGCCTGAAGATCTTTCTACCGAACCGATTGAAGTAGAGGTATTAAATGATTCAGAGGCAACGGTCGGTGATGAATGGACGTTGCAGGTTGAAGTCACCCAGGAAGATACACCGGTCGAAGATGCTGACGATGTCATTTTTGAAGTTTGGCATGATGAGGATGAACAAAGCATCATGATTGATGGTGAGCACACCGGAAACGGGATATATGAAGCCGCTTATCAATTCCGGGAAGCCTCAACGTATTATGTCCAACCGCATATGACCGCAAGAGGGATGCATCGCATGCCTGTGCACGAAGTGGACGTTATTGATGAGTAA
- a CDS encoding copper resistance CopC family protein → MKYFFVFIATALLSLAFASTTFAHAHMEDSDPEDGETVEEEVETITVFFDSGIESATTSTVTDEEGNEHELADETIEGDDYIATLQEPLTSGDYTVEATVLAEDGHTTEEAFTFSVDADEASEEEEATEEENNGTEEAETVEGEAATEETTDEESAAAETAEGGDDGGAGGLLIGAIGVIIAGALLFFIFRSRKAA, encoded by the coding sequence ATGAAATATTTTTTCGTATTCATAGCTACAGCTCTTTTGTCATTGGCTTTTGCGTCCACGACTTTCGCGCACGCACATATGGAAGATTCCGACCCCGAAGACGGCGAAACCGTTGAAGAAGAAGTTGAGACGATCACGGTTTTCTTCGATTCAGGCATTGAATCAGCGACGACGTCAACGGTGACCGATGAAGAAGGAAACGAACATGAACTTGCGGATGAAACGATTGAGGGAGATGATTACATCGCTACCCTTCAAGAACCGTTAACATCGGGGGATTATACGGTTGAAGCGACAGTGCTCGCGGAGGACGGACATACGACCGAAGAGGCATTCACTTTTAGCGTAGATGCCGATGAAGCCAGTGAGGAAGAGGAAGCTACCGAAGAAGAGAATAATGGTACAGAAGAAGCTGAAACGGTTGAAGGAGAAGCAGCCACAGAAGAAACCACTGATGAAGAAAGTGCTGCAGCCGAAACAGCTGAAGGCGGCGATGACGGAGGCGCAGGAGGACTTTTGATCGGCGCCATTGGCGTGATCATTGCAGGCGCTTTACTTTTCTTTATCTTCCGTAGTAGAAAGGCTGCATAA
- a CDS encoding ribonucleoside-diphosphate reductase subunit alpha: MTTVTTKITKDSGSRSMPFDRDRLYAFIDEVTSDIRIPSYIDQYKEKIIKTIEAKEQFSAEEITQLLLLTAAENNDVDMPEWTYAATKIFLRDLYKKAAYNRSYDAEQKYGSYYGLQKRLGHLGIYDPTILRDYTREEIEEAASFIDSDKDHLLTYAGLRTLSDRYLAKGYDGKEVYELPQERWLTIALTLMSQEDRSKRMELVKEAYWAISNLYMTVATPTLANAGKKAGQLSSCFIDTVDDSLQGIYDSNTDIANVSKYGGGVGVYIGKVRAANSDIRGYKNTSSGVVPWIRQINNTAVSVDQLGTRAGAVAVYLDVWHADIFEFLDLRLNNGDERKRAHDVFTGVTLPDVFMEAVEARGDWYLFDPHEVRKVFGWSLEDSYDEEKGNGTFRERYEQCIQSNELTSRKKVNAIDVMKRIMQSQLETGTPYMFYRDEVNRMNANKHEGIVYSSNLCTEIMQNMSETVVIEQIQDDGEILVRKKPGDFVVCNLSSINLGRAVRADVLSRLIPIQVRMLDNVIGINQLPVVQAQMTNHKYRAIGLGTFGWHHLLAQNHIAWDDPEAEKLADQVYEDIAYRTIQASADLAIEKGAYPAFPGSEWESGRYFERHGYFDQDEDAALGNNDHWKELAEQVRNTGIRNGYLIAVAPNSSTALIAGSTQGIDPFFGASYVEEKKDYRVTVTAPDITGENYKYYEKNAFQQDQFASIRHNAARQKHVDQSQSFNLYVPASIKAKTLLELHLTAWNSGLKTTYYVRSSKVDIRECEWCQS; this comes from the coding sequence ATGACGACAGTTACAACGAAAATTACAAAAGACAGCGGCTCGCGCTCCATGCCGTTTGACCGCGACCGCTTGTATGCATTTATCGACGAAGTCACAAGTGATATCCGAATTCCGTCTTATATTGATCAATACAAAGAAAAAATCATAAAGACGATTGAGGCAAAAGAACAGTTTTCCGCCGAAGAAATCACCCAGCTTTTACTCTTGACAGCCGCGGAGAACAACGACGTCGACATGCCGGAATGGACGTATGCGGCCACGAAAATTTTCTTGCGGGATTTGTACAAAAAAGCAGCGTACAACCGCAGCTACGACGCCGAGCAAAAATACGGCAGCTATTACGGGCTGCAAAAACGACTCGGCCATTTGGGCATCTATGACCCTACCATTCTGCGGGACTACACGCGTGAAGAAATTGAAGAAGCCGCTTCTTTTATCGATTCTGACAAAGACCACCTTCTTACATACGCCGGTTTGCGTACATTAAGCGACCGCTATCTCGCAAAAGGCTATGACGGGAAGGAGGTCTACGAGTTGCCGCAGGAACGGTGGCTCACGATCGCGCTCACGCTCATGTCCCAAGAAGACCGTTCCAAGCGTATGGAACTTGTGAAAGAGGCCTATTGGGCAATATCAAATCTCTATATGACTGTCGCGACACCGACACTTGCCAACGCCGGCAAAAAAGCAGGACAACTTTCCAGCTGCTTTATTGACACGGTGGACGACAGCCTGCAAGGCATTTACGACAGCAATACCGATATCGCCAACGTCAGCAAATACGGCGGAGGCGTCGGCGTTTATATCGGCAAAGTCCGCGCCGCCAATTCTGACATTCGCGGGTATAAAAACACTTCTTCAGGCGTGGTTCCCTGGATTCGCCAAATCAACAATACAGCCGTGAGCGTCGATCAGCTCGGTACACGCGCAGGAGCCGTCGCCGTTTATCTCGATGTGTGGCACGCGGATATCTTTGAATTTCTCGATTTGCGTTTGAATAACGGAGATGAGCGCAAGCGGGCCCATGATGTTTTTACCGGCGTTACCTTGCCCGACGTATTTATGGAAGCAGTCGAGGCACGCGGCGACTGGTATCTTTTTGACCCTCACGAAGTACGCAAAGTCTTCGGGTGGTCGCTGGAAGACAGTTATGATGAGGAAAAAGGCAACGGCACGTTCCGGGAACGCTATGAGCAATGCATACAATCCAATGAACTGACAAGCCGTAAAAAAGTAAACGCGATCGATGTCATGAAACGCATCATGCAATCGCAGTTGGAAACCGGCACCCCTTACATGTTCTATCGCGATGAAGTAAACCGCATGAACGCGAACAAACATGAAGGCATTGTTTACAGTTCCAACCTTTGCACGGAAATCATGCAAAATATGTCGGAGACCGTTGTCATCGAGCAAATCCAAGACGACGGGGAGATTCTCGTTCGCAAAAAACCGGGCGATTTTGTCGTCTGCAATCTTTCATCGATCAATCTGGGACGGGCCGTCAGAGCCGATGTTCTTTCGCGCTTGATCCCGATTCAGGTACGGATGCTTGATAACGTCATCGGCATCAACCAGCTTCCGGTCGTACAAGCGCAAATGACCAATCATAAATACCGGGCCATCGGCTTGGGGACGTTCGGATGGCACCATCTTCTTGCCCAAAACCATATCGCGTGGGATGACCCGGAAGCGGAAAAACTCGCCGATCAAGTTTACGAAGATATCGCCTATCGGACCATTCAGGCAAGCGCGGATCTTGCCATTGAAAAAGGGGCATATCCCGCCTTCCCGGGTTCCGAATGGGAGAGCGGGCGCTATTTCGAACGGCACGGTTATTTTGACCAAGATGAAGATGCGGCGCTTGGAAACAACGATCATTGGAAAGAACTGGCCGAGCAGGTCCGGAACACCGGCATTCGCAACGGCTACTTGATTGCAGTTGCCCCAAATAGCAGCACAGCACTGATCGCCGGCAGCACGCAAGGCATTGATCCATTCTTTGGGGCAAGCTACGTGGAGGAGAAAAAAGACTACCGGGTAACCGTAACGGCTCCTGATATTACAGGAGAGAACTACAAATACTATGAGAAAAACGCGTTCCAACAAGACCAATTCGCGAGCATCCGCCACAACGCCGCGCGGCAAAAGCATGTGGACCAATCACAGTCGTTTAACCTTTATGTCCCGGCTTCCATCAAAGCGAAGACATTGCTTGAATTGCATTTAACGGCCTGGAATTCAGGTTTGAAAACAACGTATTACGTACGAAGCAGCAAAGTGGACATCCGCGAATGCGAATGGTGCCAAAGCTGA